In Macrobrachium nipponense isolate FS-2020 chromosome 41, ASM1510439v2, whole genome shotgun sequence, the following proteins share a genomic window:
- the LOC135212598 gene encoding SLC2A4 regulator-like yields the protein MDLSVLDWRLKYSSTRTMFKCTWTGCQEMTSACDAIERHIRSTHLGRQEVNSDHSESDSDDEDDHEEEFYWTEVEVNVATWVDPCEPLVTHSVPAPTLPAPAAMALTLPPTPVTLPSQPPMIADAPNIPAQPSHPKYVHVSSPPTLSHMDMARPPHEDPQYKRHLSGPVANLSSSWPRSSAYLSSGRGKVRVSSSPKASPGRGKRNGESRKCRKVYGMEQRDLWCTQCKWKKACSRFGE from the exons AGTTCAACTCGCACTATGTTCAAATGCACTTGGACGGGCTGCCAAGAGATGACTTCAGCCTGCGATGCTATTGAAAGGCATATTCGCTCCACACATCTTGG ACGCCAAGAAGTCAACAGCGACCACAGTGAGAGTGACAGTGACGACGAGGACGACCACGAGGAAGAGTTTTATTGGACAGAGGTCGAAGTGAATGTTGCCACTTGGGTTGATCCATGTGAGCCACTGGTCACCCACAGTGTTCCCGCTCCGACCCTGCCAGCACCTGCTGCCATGGCTTTGACATTGCCACCTACGCCTGTCACCTTGCCCAGTCAGCCACCCATGATTGCTGATGCCCCAAACATACCCGCTCAGCCGTCCCATCCAAAATACGTTCATGTGTCATCCCCACCGACACTTAGCCACATGGATATGGCAAGACCTCCACATGAAG ATCCGCAGTACAAGCGTCATTTGTCAGGGCCGGTTGCTAATCTCTCAAGCTCATGGCCACGTAGTTCTGCCTACTTA AGTTCTGGACGAGGAAAAGTGAGGGTGAGTTCCTCCCCAAAAGCTTCCCCTGGTAGGGGAAAGAGGAACGGAGAGAGCCGGAAGTGTCGGAAAGTGTATGGCATGGAGCAGCGTGACCTTTGGTGTACCCAGTGCAAGTGGAAAAAGGCGTGCAGTCGGTTTGGAGAGTGA